One genomic window of Ammospiza nelsoni isolate bAmmNel1 chromosome 4, bAmmNel1.pri, whole genome shotgun sequence includes the following:
- the PPEF2 gene encoding serine/threonine-protein phosphatase with EF-hands 2, with protein MGSSSSVNVQYKHSLQKSENAFKAAVLIQQWYRRHVARLEMRRRCTWRIFQSIEYSCEQDQIKLHNFFSYLMDQFTPSSSKERDFISRMFVSGESYKEAELEKYCDYESIEVPDSYTGPHLSFPLLPDHATALLEAFQQKQQLHARYVLNLLHETRKHLKQLPNISHVSTCYIEEITVCGDLHGQLDDLFLIFYKNGLPSPSKSYVFNGDFVDRGKQSLEILVILFTFLLIYPKEVHLNRGNHEDHMVNLRYGFTKEVMQKYKVHGKKILRMFQNVFCWLPLATLIDQKVLIIHGGISDTTDLDMLEKIQRNRFVSVLRLKKRKESSGKPQIQAINGESESGTDAAPRLSLQPQSAQAPSTANRREFSRWLRQTVQEQIDTCRRLVDISESEPEELTYSSMVSLNDADEPCWTHQEEWKQVLDILWSDPMPQEGCRENKVRGGGCYFGPDVTEKFLEKYSLQFLIRSHECKQEGYEFCHSRKVLTIFSASNYYEIGSNRGAYVKLGPDLIPHFVQYQANKTAHLLTMTQRISRVEESAFRALREKLFAHTSALISAFKSYDRDNTGKITLSNWATAVESVLRLGLPWRMLRPQLVRSTEDGMLEYKSWLDDLAMEQRSQEHIQSSLLEVIYRNRSNLETIFRIIDRDHSGLISFEEFQQTWKLFSSHMNIELTDDGINDLVRSIDFNKDGNIDFNEFLEAFRLVRQCPS; from the exons TCTTTCAATCCATTGAGTATTCCTGCGAGCAGGATCAGATCAAG CTTCACAACTTCTTCAGTTACCTCATGGACCAGTTCACaccaagcagcagcaaagaga GGGATTTTATCAGTCGCATGTTTGTAAGTGGGGAAAGTTAcaaagaggcagagctggaaaaatacTGTGACTATGAATCCATAGAGGTGCCTGACTCCTACACCGGACCCCATCTCTCTTTCCCACTCCTCCCTGACCATGCCACAGCCTTGCTGGAAGCTTTCCAACAGAAACAG CAGCTCCATGCTCGCTATGTCTTAAACCTCCTGCATGAGACCAGGAAGCACCTCAAGCAGTTGCCAAACATCAGTCATGTCTCCACCTGCTACATCGAGGAGATCACCGTGTGTG GAGACTTACACGGCCAGCTGGATGACCTGTTCCTCATCTTTTACAAG AATggccttccttccccttccaaGTCCTACGTGTTCAATGGGGACTTTGTAGACAGAGGCAAGCAGTCCCTTGAGATCCTTGTTATCCTCTTTACCTTCCTCCTGATCTATCCCAAGGAGGTTCATCTCAACCGCGGGAATCACGAGGACCACATGGTGAACTTACG CTATGGTTTCACCAAGGAAGTGATGCAGAAATACAAG gtGCATGGGAAGAAAATCTTGAGGATGTTTCAGAATGTCTTCTGCTGGCTGCCCCTGGCCACCCTGATTGATCAGAAAGTCCTCATTATTCACGGGGGCATCTCTGACACCACTGACTTGGATATGCTTGAGAAAATTCAAAGGAACAGA TTTGTTTCTGTGTTAAGgctgaagaaaaggaaggaatcaAGTGGAAAACCACAAATCCAGGCCATAAATGGGGAGAGCGAATCAGGCACTGATGCAGCTCCCAGGTtatccctgcagccccagtcagcccaggctcccagcacagccaacagGCGGGAGTTCTCCAGGTGGCTCCGGCAGACGGTGCAGGAGCAAATCGACACGTGCCGCCGGCTGGTGGACATCAGCGAGTCAGAGCCAGAGGAGCTCACCTATTCCAGCATGGTCTCCTTGAATGATGCGGATGAGCCATGCTGGACTCACCAGGAGGAGTGGAAGCAG GTTTTAGACATCCTCTGGAGTGACCCCATGCCTCAGGAGGGCTGCAGAGAAAATAAGGTGCGAGGTGGTGGCTGCTACTTTGGGCCTGATGTGACAGAGAAGTTCCTTGAAAAGTACAGCTTGCAGTTCCTGATCCGCTCTCACGAGTGCAAGCAGGAGGGCTACGAGTTCTGTCACAGCCGCAAG GTGCTGACCATCTTTTCAGCCTCAAACTACTATGAGATTGGCAGTAACAGGGGAGCCTATGTGAAGCTGGGACCAGACCTCATCCCCCACTTTGTTCAGTACCAAGCAAACAAGACAGCCCATTTGCTCACCATGACCCAAAG AATCAGCAGAGTAGAGGAGTCCGCCTTTCGAGCCTTGCGGGAAAAGCTCTTTGCTCACACCTCAGCCCTCATCAGTGCCTTCAAGTCCTACGACAGGGACAATACAG GAAAGATCACTCTGAGCAACTGGGCGACAGCAGTGGAGTCAGTGCTGCGGCTGGGACTGCCCTGGCGAATGCTGAGGCCGCAGCTGGTGCGCAGCACTGAGGACGGCATGCTGGAGTACAAATCCTGGCTGGATGACCTGGCCATGGAGCAGAGGAGCCAAGAG CACATCCAGTCCAGCTTGCTGGAAGTCATTTATCGAAACAGATCCAACTTAGAGACCATATTCAGGATCATAGACAGAGACCATTCAG GTCTCATCTCCTTTGAGGAATTCCAGCAAACCTGGAAGCTGTTCAGCTCCCACATGAACATTGAACTCACGGATGATGGCATTAACGACTTGGTTCGCAGCATTGACTTCAACAAGGATGGGAACATTGACTTCAACGAGTTCCTGGAAGCCTTCCGCCTGGTCAGACAGTGCCCGTCGTGA
- the NUP54 gene encoding nucleoporin p54 isoform X1, with the protein MAFNFSATAGAGAANPTGAFGGFGTTTTSAAPAFSFSAPTNTGTGGLFGGTQNKGFGFGTSFGTGTGTGLGSGLGTGLGFGGFGTQQQQQQQTTLGTGLFNQPAQTPAQSNQLINTASALSAPTLLGDERDAILAKWNQLQAFWGTGKGYFNNNIAPVEFTQENPFCRFKAVGYSLMPNNKDEDGLVVLVFNRKEADIRSQQQQLVESLHKILGGNQTLTVNVEGVKTMPDDQTEVIIYIVERSPNGTSRRVPATTLYAHFEQANIKSSLQQLGVSLSMARTELSPAQVKQLLQNPPAGVDPIIWEQAKVDNPDPDKLIPVPMVGFKELLRRLKVQDQMTKQHQTRLDIISEDISELQKNQTTTMAKIAQYKRKLMALSHRTLQVLIKQEIQRKSGYAIQADEEQLRVQLDTIQCELNAPTQFKGRLNELMSQIRMQNHFGAVRAEERYYIDADLLREIKQHLKQQQEGLSHLISIIKDDLEDIKLIEHGLNESIPIRGGVFS; encoded by the exons ATGGCCTTCAACTTCAGCGCCACGGCGGGAGCCGGGGCCGCCAACCCGACCG GTGCCTTTGGAGGCTTTGGGACCACCACCACCAGCGCGGCACCGGCGTTCAGCTTCTCTGCTCCCACCAACACCGGCACCGGCG GACTCTTTGGTGGTACCCAGAACAAAGGCTTTGGATTTGGTACCAGTTTTGGCACAGGAACTGGAACTGGCTTGGGCAGTGGGTTGGGAACTGGGCTAGGCTTTGGAGGCTTTggaacccagcagcagcagcagcagcagacca CATTAGGCACTGGGTTGTTCAACCAGCCTGCCCAGACCCCCGCTCAGTCCAACCAACTCATCAACACAGCCAGCGCCCTCTCGGCCCCGACACTGCTGGGAGATGAGAGGGATGCCATTCTGGCCAAATGGAACCAGCTCCAGGCCTTCTGGGGCACGGGCAAAGGGTACTTCAACAACAACATCGCTCCGGTGGAGTTCACGCAGGAAAACCCCTTCTGCAGGTTTAAG GCTGTGGGTTACAGTTTAATGCCCAACAACAAAGATGAAGATGGCCTCGTGGTCTTGGTGTTTAACAGAAAAGAAGCAGATATTCgaagccagcagcagcagctcgtAGAATCGCTACAcaaaattttgggaggaaaccAGACCCTCACTGTCAATGTCGAAGGTGTTAAAACAATGCCCGATGACCA GACAGAAGTGATCATTTATATTGTGGAGCGCTCCCCCAACGGCACCTCCAGGAGAGTTCCTGCAACGACCCTCTATGCCCACTTCGAGCAAGCCAACATCAAatcatccctgcagcagctgggggtCAGCCTGTCCAtggccaggacagagctgtccccagcacaagtcaagcagctcctgcagaaccctCCTGCCG gtgttGATCCTATTATATGGGAACAAGCCAAAGTTGATAATCCCGATCCTGATAA GCTTATTCCTGTGCCAATGGTGGGTTTCAAGGAACTGCTGAGAAGATTGAAGGTCCAGGATCAGATGACCAAACAGCATCAAACTCGATTAGAT ATAATATCAGAAGATATCAGTGAGCTGCAGAAAAACCAAACGACAACTATGGCAAAAATTGCACAATACAAAAGGAAACTGATGGCGCTTTCGCACAGAACCTTGCAG GTGCTAATAAAGCAGGAGATCCAAAGGAAAAGTGGTTATGCCATTCAGGCAGATGAGGAGCAGCTTCGTGTACAGTTGGATACAATTCAGTGTGAACTTAACGCACCCACGCAGTTCAAG GGCAGACTGAATGAGCTCATGTCCCAGATCAGGATGCAAAACCACTTTGGAGCAGTGCGGGCTGAAGAGCGCTATTACATAGATGCTGACCTCTTAAGGGAAATCAAGCAA cacctgaagcagcagcaagaaGGGCTGAGTCACCTAATCAGCATCATCAAAGATGATTTGGAGGACATCAAGCTAATAGAACACGGGTTGAACGAGAGCATTCCCATCCGAGGGGGAGTCTTCAGTTGA
- the NUP54 gene encoding nucleoporin p54 isoform X2 has product MAFNFSATAGAGAANPTGFGGLETANSTASGFNFGGFGLTANPAVNFNIGNFGVSTTSTPAFNFGNSLASAGAFGGFGTTTTSAAPAFSFSAPTNTGTGGLFGGTQNKGFGFGTSFGTGTGTGLGSGLGTGLGFGGFGTQQQQQQQTTLGTGLFNQPAQTPAQSNQLINTASALSAPTLLGDERDAILAKWNQLQAFWGTGKGYFNNNIAPVEFTQENPFCRFKAVGYSLMPNNKDEDGLVVLVFNRKEADIRSQQQQLVESLHKILGGNQTLTVNVEGVKTMPDDQTEVIIYIVERSPNGTSRRVPATTLYAHFEQANIKSSLQQLGVSLSMARTELSPAQVKQLLQNPPAGVDPIIWEQAKVDNPDPDKLIPVPMVGFKELLRRLKVQDQMTKQHQTRLDIISEDISELQKNQTTTMAKIAQYKRKLMALSHRTLQVLIKQEIQRKSGYAIQADEEQLRVQLDTIQCELNAPTQFKGRLNELMSQIRMQNHFGAVRAEERYYIDADLLREIKQHLKQQQEGLSHLISIIKDDLEDIKLIEHGLNESIPIRGGVFS; this is encoded by the exons ATGGCCTTCAACTTCAGCGCCACGGCGGGAGCCGGGGCCGCCAACCCGACCG GATTTGGTGGGCTTGAAACTGCAAACTCCACTGCCAGTGGGTTTAATTTTGGGGGTTTCGGATTAACTGCTAATCCCGCGGTGAATTTTAACATTGGGAATTTCGGTGTTTCCACTACCTCAACTCCAGCTTTCAATTTTGGTAACAGTCTGGCAAGCGCAG GTGCCTTTGGAGGCTTTGGGACCACCACCACCAGCGCGGCACCGGCGTTCAGCTTCTCTGCTCCCACCAACACCGGCACCGGCG GACTCTTTGGTGGTACCCAGAACAAAGGCTTTGGATTTGGTACCAGTTTTGGCACAGGAACTGGAACTGGCTTGGGCAGTGGGTTGGGAACTGGGCTAGGCTTTGGAGGCTTTggaacccagcagcagcagcagcagcagacca CATTAGGCACTGGGTTGTTCAACCAGCCTGCCCAGACCCCCGCTCAGTCCAACCAACTCATCAACACAGCCAGCGCCCTCTCGGCCCCGACACTGCTGGGAGATGAGAGGGATGCCATTCTGGCCAAATGGAACCAGCTCCAGGCCTTCTGGGGCACGGGCAAAGGGTACTTCAACAACAACATCGCTCCGGTGGAGTTCACGCAGGAAAACCCCTTCTGCAGGTTTAAG GCTGTGGGTTACAGTTTAATGCCCAACAACAAAGATGAAGATGGCCTCGTGGTCTTGGTGTTTAACAGAAAAGAAGCAGATATTCgaagccagcagcagcagctcgtAGAATCGCTACAcaaaattttgggaggaaaccAGACCCTCACTGTCAATGTCGAAGGTGTTAAAACAATGCCCGATGACCA GACAGAAGTGATCATTTATATTGTGGAGCGCTCCCCCAACGGCACCTCCAGGAGAGTTCCTGCAACGACCCTCTATGCCCACTTCGAGCAAGCCAACATCAAatcatccctgcagcagctgggggtCAGCCTGTCCAtggccaggacagagctgtccccagcacaagtcaagcagctcctgcagaaccctCCTGCCG gtgttGATCCTATTATATGGGAACAAGCCAAAGTTGATAATCCCGATCCTGATAA GCTTATTCCTGTGCCAATGGTGGGTTTCAAGGAACTGCTGAGAAGATTGAAGGTCCAGGATCAGATGACCAAACAGCATCAAACTCGATTAGAT ATAATATCAGAAGATATCAGTGAGCTGCAGAAAAACCAAACGACAACTATGGCAAAAATTGCACAATACAAAAGGAAACTGATGGCGCTTTCGCACAGAACCTTGCAG GTGCTAATAAAGCAGGAGATCCAAAGGAAAAGTGGTTATGCCATTCAGGCAGATGAGGAGCAGCTTCGTGTACAGTTGGATACAATTCAGTGTGAACTTAACGCACCCACGCAGTTCAAG GGCAGACTGAATGAGCTCATGTCCCAGATCAGGATGCAAAACCACTTTGGAGCAGTGCGGGCTGAAGAGCGCTATTACATAGATGCTGACCTCTTAAGGGAAATCAAGCAA cacctgaagcagcagcaagaaGGGCTGAGTCACCTAATCAGCATCATCAAAGATGATTTGGAGGACATCAAGCTAATAGAACACGGGTTGAACGAGAGCATTCCCATCCGAGGGGGAGTCTTCAGTTGA